From Pseudorasbora parva isolate DD20220531a chromosome 25, ASM2467924v1, whole genome shotgun sequence, one genomic window encodes:
- the adck2 gene encoding uncharacterized aarF domain-containing protein kinase 2 isoform X1: MSGLCAKHLVQNFRCIVHRVSVRIPSRRVFLVTRLLTQTPKVGLFCWTACGITYASGQEAVHQNRITERKSIARVQIHRLIFVLRLGLRALVLYLKFSPLLLLYPLTLLSHRWASHWLDALLWVTETSGPTFIKLGQWASTRRDLFSQDFCDRFSRLHVQVKPHPWIHTKLCLRRAFGEGWRQVFVFDSKKPVGSGCVAQVYRAKAKVASVEDPAFQQLVEELEKKNLLEAWEIPGLGGALSDLWETSKDEDETLDIKTRGFGERPAPGEHPEEERLIPVAIKVLHPGIRRQVQIDLILMKAGSLFLNCLPGIKWLSLPEIVDEFEKLMTKQIDLRFEAQNMEKFQKNFKDLEYVKFPTPLRPFVTRAVLVETFEESEPISKYMGSDVPAGIKERIARMGVDLLLKMVFMDNFVHGDLHPGNILVQGGRGAVPQDRATLTDLWDTVVVSMRPTPPALQLVLLDAGIVAQLSEADQRNFRAVFTAVVLKQGERVAELILHHARANECQDVTRFKKEMAELVDHALSDTLSLGKIQVSELLSRVFGLLIHHKVKLESNFASMVFAIMVLEGLGRSLDPNLDILEIAKPLLLKNCASLL, encoded by the exons ATGTCTGGATTATGTGCAAAGCACCTGGTCCAGAACTTCAGGTGCATTGTGCACAGGGTGTCGGTTCGAATCCCGTCCCGTAGAGTGTTTCTTGTTACTCGTCTTTTAACTCAAACCCCTAAAGTGGGTCTGTTCTGTTGGACTGCATGTGGCATCACTTATGCCTCTGGACAGGAAGCCGTCCATCAGAACAGAATCACAGAGAGGAAGTCAATCGCCCGAGTGCAAATCCACAGGTTAATATTCGTCCTGCGTCTGGGACTCCGTGCCTTGGTGCTTTATCTGAAGTTCAGCCCTCTTCTTCTTCTATACCCCCTGACTCTACTATCACACCGTTGGGCGTCTCACTGGCTGGACGCCCTGCTTTGGGTCACAGAGACATCTGGACCTACTTTTATCAAGCTGGGCCAGTGGGCCAGCACCAGACGGGACCTCTTCTCGCAGGACTTCTGCGATCGCTTCTCAAGGCTCCACGTGCAAGTTAAGCCCCATCCCTGGATTCACACCAAGCTCTGTCTGAGAAGGGCGTTTGGGGAAGGATGGAGGCAGGTGTTTGTGTTCGACAGTAAGAAACCTGTGGGGTCGGGTTGTGTGGCACAGGTGTACCGCGCCAAAGCCAAAGTGGCCAGTGTGGAAGATCCGGCGTTCCAGCAGCTGGTGGAGGAGCTGGAGAAGAAGAACCTCCTGGAGGCCTGGGAGATTCCTGGTCTGGGAGGAGCTCTGAGTGACCTCTGGGAGACCAGTAAAGATGAGGACGAGACCCTGGATATCAAGACCAGGGGTTTCGGAGAGAGACCAGCTCCAGGCGAACACCCCGAGGAAGAGCGCCTGATACCCGTGGCCATTAAG GTTCTTCATCCAGGAATCAGGCGGCAGGTGCAGATCGATCTGATCCTGATGAAAGCTGGAAGTTTATTCCTCAACTGTTTGCCCGGCATCAAGTGGCTCAGCCTGCCTGAAATTGTAGATGAATTTGAGAAGCTCATGACCAAACAG ATTGATCTTCGGTTTGAGGCCCAGAACATGGAAAAGTTCCAAAAAAATTTCAAAGATCTGGAATATGTGAAGTTCCCAACACCCCTCAGGCCGTTCGTCACAAGGGCTGTGTTGGTAGAAACATTTGAg GAGAGTGAACCCATCTCAAAGTACATGGGCTCTGACGTCCCAGCAGGAATCAAGGAGAGAATCGCGAGGATGGGTGTCGATCTTCTTTTGAAAATG GTGTTTATGGATAATTTCGTCCACGGGGACCTCCATCCCGGGAACATCCTGGTGCAGGGTGGGCGAGGAGCGGTTCCTCAGGACAGGGCCACTCTGACGGACCTGTGGGACACTGTGGTGGTCAGCATGAGGCCGACTCCTCCGGCCCTGCAGCTGGTTCTATTGGACGCGGGCATCGTGGCTCAGCTCAGCGAGGCGGATCAGCGCAACTTCAGAGCCGTGTTCACTGCTGTCGTTCTCAAGCAG GGCGAGCGAGTTGCAGAGCTAATCCTTCATCACGCCCGCGCCAATGAGTGCCAGGATGTGACGCGTTTCAAGAAGGAAATGGCTGAACTCGTGGATCATGCACTCAGTGACACGCTTTCACTGGGAAAG ATTCAGGTGTCCGAGCTGTTGTCACGAGTCTTCGGGTTACTGATCCATCACAAG GTGAAGTTGGAGAGTAATTTTGCATCTATGGTGTTTGCCATAATGGTCCTGGAGGGTTTGGGCAGATCGCTGGACCCTAACCTGGACATCCTGGAGATCGCCAAACCCCTCCTGCTGAAAAACTGCGCCTCGCTCCTCTGA
- the adck2 gene encoding uncharacterized aarF domain-containing protein kinase 2 isoform X2, which translates to MFFTAVHEAVHQNRITERKSIARVQIHRLIFVLRLGLRALVLYLKFSPLLLLYPLTLLSHRWASHWLDALLWVTETSGPTFIKLGQWASTRRDLFSQDFCDRFSRLHVQVKPHPWIHTKLCLRRAFGEGWRQVFVFDSKKPVGSGCVAQVYRAKAKVASVEDPAFQQLVEELEKKNLLEAWEIPGLGGALSDLWETSKDEDETLDIKTRGFGERPAPGEHPEEERLIPVAIKVLHPGIRRQVQIDLILMKAGSLFLNCLPGIKWLSLPEIVDEFEKLMTKQIDLRFEAQNMEKFQKNFKDLEYVKFPTPLRPFVTRAVLVETFEESEPISKYMGSDVPAGIKERIARMGVDLLLKMVFMDNFVHGDLHPGNILVQGGRGAVPQDRATLTDLWDTVVVSMRPTPPALQLVLLDAGIVAQLSEADQRNFRAVFTAVVLKQGERVAELILHHARANECQDVTRFKKEMAELVDHALSDTLSLGKIQVSELLSRVFGLLIHHKVKLESNFASMVFAIMVLEGLGRSLDPNLDILEIAKPLLLKNCASLL; encoded by the exons ATGTTTTTCACTGCTGTGCAC GAAGCCGTCCATCAGAACAGAATCACAGAGAGGAAGTCAATCGCCCGAGTGCAAATCCACAGGTTAATATTCGTCCTGCGTCTGGGACTCCGTGCCTTGGTGCTTTATCTGAAGTTCAGCCCTCTTCTTCTTCTATACCCCCTGACTCTACTATCACACCGTTGGGCGTCTCACTGGCTGGACGCCCTGCTTTGGGTCACAGAGACATCTGGACCTACTTTTATCAAGCTGGGCCAGTGGGCCAGCACCAGACGGGACCTCTTCTCGCAGGACTTCTGCGATCGCTTCTCAAGGCTCCACGTGCAAGTTAAGCCCCATCCCTGGATTCACACCAAGCTCTGTCTGAGAAGGGCGTTTGGGGAAGGATGGAGGCAGGTGTTTGTGTTCGACAGTAAGAAACCTGTGGGGTCGGGTTGTGTGGCACAGGTGTACCGCGCCAAAGCCAAAGTGGCCAGTGTGGAAGATCCGGCGTTCCAGCAGCTGGTGGAGGAGCTGGAGAAGAAGAACCTCCTGGAGGCCTGGGAGATTCCTGGTCTGGGAGGAGCTCTGAGTGACCTCTGGGAGACCAGTAAAGATGAGGACGAGACCCTGGATATCAAGACCAGGGGTTTCGGAGAGAGACCAGCTCCAGGCGAACACCCCGAGGAAGAGCGCCTGATACCCGTGGCCATTAAG GTTCTTCATCCAGGAATCAGGCGGCAGGTGCAGATCGATCTGATCCTGATGAAAGCTGGAAGTTTATTCCTCAACTGTTTGCCCGGCATCAAGTGGCTCAGCCTGCCTGAAATTGTAGATGAATTTGAGAAGCTCATGACCAAACAG ATTGATCTTCGGTTTGAGGCCCAGAACATGGAAAAGTTCCAAAAAAATTTCAAAGATCTGGAATATGTGAAGTTCCCAACACCCCTCAGGCCGTTCGTCACAAGGGCTGTGTTGGTAGAAACATTTGAg GAGAGTGAACCCATCTCAAAGTACATGGGCTCTGACGTCCCAGCAGGAATCAAGGAGAGAATCGCGAGGATGGGTGTCGATCTTCTTTTGAAAATG GTGTTTATGGATAATTTCGTCCACGGGGACCTCCATCCCGGGAACATCCTGGTGCAGGGTGGGCGAGGAGCGGTTCCTCAGGACAGGGCCACTCTGACGGACCTGTGGGACACTGTGGTGGTCAGCATGAGGCCGACTCCTCCGGCCCTGCAGCTGGTTCTATTGGACGCGGGCATCGTGGCTCAGCTCAGCGAGGCGGATCAGCGCAACTTCAGAGCCGTGTTCACTGCTGTCGTTCTCAAGCAG GGCGAGCGAGTTGCAGAGCTAATCCTTCATCACGCCCGCGCCAATGAGTGCCAGGATGTGACGCGTTTCAAGAAGGAAATGGCTGAACTCGTGGATCATGCACTCAGTGACACGCTTTCACTGGGAAAG ATTCAGGTGTCCGAGCTGTTGTCACGAGTCTTCGGGTTACTGATCCATCACAAG GTGAAGTTGGAGAGTAATTTTGCATCTATGGTGTTTGCCATAATGGTCCTGGAGGGTTTGGGCAGATCGCTGGACCCTAACCTGGACATCCTGGAGATCGCCAAACCCCTCCTGCTGAAAAACTGCGCCTCGCTCCTCTGA